The Streptomyces sp. NBC_00440 genome contains a region encoding:
- a CDS encoding FdhF/YdeP family oxidoreductase, with protein sequence MAAKPPTGDPVQDAPQVTAPHHAAAGLPAIGHTLQIAQQQMGVVRTARTLLKVNQKGGFDCPGCAWPEGDKRHTAEFCENGAKAVAEEATLRRVTPAFFAEHPVADLASRSGYWLGQQGRITEPMLLPEGGDRYEPVSWERAFEVIAEELRALDSPDEALFYTSGRTSNEAAFLLQLFARAYGTNNLPDCSNMCHESSGSALSETIGIGKGSVSLDDMHQADLIIVAGQNPGTNHPRMLSALEKAKAAGAKIISVNPLPEAGLARFKNPQTPQGMLRGAALTDLFLQIRIGGDQALFRLLNKLIIETEGATDELFIREHTHGYEEFAAAARAADWDATLTATGLSRTDIEQALAMVLASKRTIVCWAMGLTQHKHSVPTIREVVNFLLLRGNIGRTGAGVCPVRGHSNVQGDRTMGIFERPDPAFLDALDKEFGITSPRHHGFDVVRAIEALRDGKAKVFFAMGGNFVGATPDTDVTEAAMRRASLTVHVSTKLNRSHAVTGSRALILPTLGRTDKDVQAGGKQFVTVEDSMGLVHASRGNLAPAGSRLLSEPAIVARMARAVLGAESAIGWEEFEKDYATIRDRISRVVPGFEDFNTRIAAPGGFALPHAPRDERRFPTATGKANFTAAPVEHPELPEGRLLLQTMRSHDQYNTTIYGLDDRYRGIKGGRRIVLVNPDDARELGFAEGSYADLVSEWKDGVERRAPGFRVVHYPTTRGCAAAYYPETNVLVPLDATADVSNTPTSKSLVVRLEQSATA encoded by the coding sequence ATGGCTGCCAAGCCGCCCACAGGTGACCCGGTTCAGGACGCGCCGCAGGTCACGGCCCCGCATCATGCCGCCGCCGGGCTGCCCGCCATCGGCCACACCCTGCAGATCGCCCAGCAGCAGATGGGCGTGGTGCGGACCGCGAGGACCCTTCTCAAGGTCAATCAGAAGGGCGGCTTCGACTGCCCCGGCTGCGCCTGGCCCGAGGGCGACAAACGGCACACCGCGGAATTCTGCGAGAACGGCGCCAAGGCCGTCGCCGAGGAGGCGACGCTGCGCCGGGTCACGCCCGCGTTCTTCGCCGAGCACCCCGTCGCCGATCTCGCGTCGCGCAGCGGCTACTGGCTGGGACAGCAGGGCCGGATCACCGAGCCGATGCTCCTGCCGGAGGGCGGCGACCGGTACGAGCCGGTCAGCTGGGAGCGTGCCTTCGAGGTCATCGCCGAGGAGCTGCGGGCGCTGGACTCCCCCGACGAGGCGCTCTTCTACACCTCGGGCCGCACCAGCAACGAAGCCGCGTTCCTGCTCCAGCTCTTCGCCCGCGCCTACGGCACGAACAACCTGCCCGACTGCTCCAACATGTGCCACGAGTCGTCCGGATCGGCGCTCTCGGAGACGATCGGCATCGGCAAGGGCAGCGTCTCCCTCGACGACATGCACCAGGCGGACCTGATCATCGTCGCCGGGCAGAACCCGGGCACCAACCACCCGCGCATGCTCTCCGCGCTGGAGAAGGCCAAGGCCGCGGGCGCGAAGATCATCTCCGTGAACCCGCTGCCCGAGGCCGGCCTTGCGCGCTTCAAGAACCCGCAGACCCCGCAGGGCATGCTCAGGGGGGCGGCCCTCACCGACCTCTTCCTGCAGATCCGCATCGGCGGCGACCAGGCGCTCTTCCGCCTCCTGAACAAACTGATCATCGAGACCGAGGGCGCGACCGACGAGCTGTTCATACGCGAACACACCCACGGATACGAGGAGTTCGCAGCCGCCGCACGCGCCGCCGACTGGGACGCGACACTCACCGCCACCGGCCTCTCCCGCACGGACATCGAGCAGGCCCTCGCGATGGTCCTCGCCTCCAAGCGGACCATCGTCTGCTGGGCCATGGGCCTGACCCAGCACAAGCACTCGGTGCCGACCATCCGCGAAGTGGTCAACTTCCTGCTGCTGCGCGGGAACATCGGCCGCACCGGCGCCGGTGTCTGCCCGGTACGCGGGCACTCCAACGTCCAGGGCGACCGCACGATGGGCATCTTCGAGCGGCCCGATCCCGCGTTCCTCGACGCCCTGGACAAGGAATTCGGGATCACCTCGCCCCGCCACCACGGCTTCGACGTCGTCCGCGCCATCGAGGCGCTGCGCGACGGCAAGGCCAAGGTCTTCTTCGCCATGGGCGGGAACTTCGTGGGTGCGACGCCCGACACCGACGTCACCGAGGCAGCCATGCGCCGCGCCTCCCTCACCGTGCACGTGTCGACCAAGCTGAACCGCTCGCACGCCGTCACCGGCAGCCGCGCCCTGATCCTCCCCACCCTCGGGCGCACCGACAAGGACGTCCAGGCGGGCGGGAAGCAGTTCGTCACCGTCGAGGACTCCATGGGCCTCGTCCATGCCTCGCGGGGCAACCTCGCCCCCGCGGGCTCGCGGCTCCTCTCCGAGCCGGCCATCGTCGCCCGGATGGCGCGCGCGGTCCTCGGTGCCGAATCCGCCATCGGCTGGGAGGAGTTCGAGAAGGACTACGCCACGATCCGGGACCGGATCTCGCGCGTCGTGCCGGGCTTCGAGGACTTCAACACCCGCATCGCCGCACCCGGCGGCTTCGCCCTCCCGCACGCCCCGCGTGACGAGCGCCGCTTCCCCACGGCCACCGGCAAGGCGAACTTCACCGCAGCGCCCGTCGAGCACCCGGAGCTCCCCGAGGGGCGGCTGCTGCTGCAGACCATGCGCTCGCACGACCAGTACAACACCACGATCTACGGCCTCGACGACCGCTACCGCGGCATCAAGGGCGGCCGCCGCATCGTCCTGGTCAACCCGGACGACGCCCGCGAGCTCGGCTTCGCCGAGGGCTCGTACGCCGACCTGGTCAGCGAGTGGAAGGACGGCGTCGAGCGGCGCGCCCCCGGCTTCCGGGTGGTGCACTACCCGACCACCCGAGGCTGCGCCGCCGCGTACTACCCGGAGACGAACGTCCTGGTCCCGCTGGACGCGACCGCCGACGTCAGCAACACCCCCACGAGCAAGTCCCTGGTGGTCCGTCTGGAACAATCCGCCACGGCCTAA
- a CDS encoding PaaI family thioesterase, with the protein MGEQTTVKFPQEVIDEYAELGVDLPALFSAGHLGERMGVRIIEAAADRVVGTMPVEGNTQPYGLLHGGASAVLAETLGSVGSMLHGGPSKLAVGVDLNCTHHRGARSGLVTGVATPVHRGRSTATYEIVITDEQDKRVCTARLTCLLRDAAPDGSAG; encoded by the coding sequence ATGGGCGAGCAGACCACCGTGAAGTTCCCTCAAGAGGTCATCGACGAGTACGCCGAGCTCGGCGTCGACCTGCCCGCGCTGTTCTCCGCAGGCCATCTCGGCGAGCGGATGGGCGTCCGGATCATCGAGGCCGCCGCCGACCGCGTCGTCGGCACCATGCCGGTCGAGGGCAACACCCAGCCGTACGGCCTGCTGCACGGCGGCGCGTCCGCCGTACTCGCCGAGACCCTCGGCTCCGTCGGCTCGATGCTGCACGGCGGCCCCTCCAAACTCGCCGTCGGCGTCGACCTCAACTGCACGCATCACCGCGGCGCCCGCAGCGGGCTGGTCACCGGGGTGGCCACCCCGGTCCACCGCGGCCGGTCCACCGCGACGTACGAGATCGTCATCACCGACGAACAGGACAAGCGGGTCTGCACGGCCCGGCTCACCTGCCTTCTGCGCGACGCCGCCCCCGACGGCTCCGCGGGCTGA
- a CDS encoding branched-chain amino acid ABC transporter substrate-binding protein, giving the protein MRQRSLLILTTVLTTGALTLTACGSRDNKDSKGSSGGKTEVVIGVDAPLTGANSATGLGIQGGVKVAIDDANKNNTVPGVKFSIKALDDKALPPTGQQNASALVADNNVLGVVGPLNSGVAQTMQQVFATANLVEISPANTAPELTQGKNWQTKKVRPYKTYFRTATTDALQGGFAAQYAGQTLKKKKVFVVDDKQTYGAGLAKLFKANFLKAGGKLAGQDHVNTGDKDFSTLVTKIKNSGADILYYGGQYDESQIITKQLKDAGAHIPLMGGDGMFSPTYIKTAGKAAEGDLATSVGVPVESLPAAKDFIAKYKAAKYTGDYGTYGGYSYDAATAIIKAVGAVVKDGKVPSDARQQIVNAVQKTDFDGIAGHVSFDQYGDTTNKQLTVYQVKNGAWKAVKSGIYTPAG; this is encoded by the coding sequence GTGCGACAGCGTTCGTTGCTCATACTCACCACCGTGCTGACCACAGGCGCACTCACACTCACCGCTTGTGGATCGCGCGACAACAAGGACAGCAAGGGCAGCAGCGGCGGCAAGACCGAGGTCGTCATCGGCGTCGACGCGCCGCTCACCGGAGCGAACTCCGCCACCGGCCTCGGCATCCAGGGCGGCGTCAAGGTCGCCATCGATGACGCGAACAAGAACAACACCGTGCCCGGCGTGAAGTTCAGCATCAAGGCGCTCGACGACAAGGCCCTGCCGCCGACCGGCCAGCAGAACGCCTCCGCGCTGGTCGCGGACAACAACGTCCTGGGCGTCGTCGGACCGCTCAACTCCGGTGTCGCACAGACCATGCAGCAGGTCTTCGCCACCGCCAACCTGGTCGAGATATCGCCGGCGAACACCGCCCCCGAGCTCACCCAGGGCAAGAACTGGCAGACCAAGAAGGTCCGCCCGTACAAGACGTACTTCCGCACCGCGACCACGGACGCCCTCCAGGGCGGCTTCGCCGCGCAGTACGCCGGGCAGACGCTCAAGAAGAAGAAGGTCTTCGTCGTCGACGACAAGCAGACCTACGGCGCCGGTCTCGCCAAGCTCTTCAAGGCCAACTTCCTGAAGGCGGGCGGCAAGCTTGCCGGCCAGGACCACGTCAACACCGGGGACAAGGACTTCTCCACCCTCGTCACCAAGATCAAGAACTCCGGCGCCGACATCCTCTACTACGGCGGCCAGTACGACGAGTCCCAGATCATCACCAAGCAGCTCAAGGACGCCGGCGCCCACATCCCGCTCATGGGCGGCGACGGCATGTTCTCACCCACCTACATCAAGACCGCGGGCAAGGCGGCCGAGGGCGACCTCGCCACCTCCGTCGGCGTCCCCGTCGAGTCCCTCCCCGCCGCCAAGGACTTCATCGCGAAGTACAAGGCCGCCAAGTACACCGGTGACTACGGGACTTACGGCGGATACTCCTACGACGCCGCCACCGCCATCATCAAGGCCGTCGGCGCCGTGGTGAAGGACGGCAAGGTCCCGTCCGACGCCCGCCAGCAGATCGTCAACGCCGTCCAGAAGACGGACTTCGACGGCATCGCAGGCCACGTCTCCTTCGACCAGTACGGCGACACCACCAACAAGCAGCTCACCGTCTACCAGGTCAAGAACGGCGCCTGGAAGGCCGTCAAGAGCGGCATCTACACGCCGGCCGGCTGA
- the polA gene encoding DNA polymerase I — translation MAKTASKQTADTRPRLLLMDGHSLAYRAFFALPAENFTTASGQTTNAVYGFASMLANTLRDEAPTHFAVAFDVSRKTWRADEFPEYKANRSKTPDEFKGQVELIGEVLDTMRVDRFAIEGFEADDVIATLATQAEAAGFEVLIVTGDRDSFQLISDHVTVLYPTKGVSELTRFTPEKVEEKYGLTPQQYPDFAALRGDPSDNLPGIPGVGEKTAAKWINQFGSFAELVERADEVKGKAGQNFRDHLDAVRLNRRLTEMVRDVELPKGPADLERAAYDREAFAHVLDVLEIRNPSLRERLLAVDPGAADEADQAPAAGVELDGSVLASGELAPWLAEHGGQPLGMATVESWALGTGSVREIALAAADGPAAWFDTTQLDEADEQAFAAWIADPESPKVMHNAKNAMRVFPEHGWSVEGVAMDTALAAYLVKPGRRSFALEPLAVEYLGRELAPAASADGQLAFGTDEQAEAESLMTQARAVLDLGDAFGERLQEVGATGLLHDVELPTSILLARLERHGIAADRAHLEGMEQQFAGAVQQAVKEAHAAVGHEFNLGSPKQLQEVFFTELGLPKTKKTKTGYTTDADALAWLAAQTEHDLPVIMLRHREQAKLRVTVEGLIKMVAADGRIHTTFNQTVAATGRLSSTDPNLQNIPVRTDEGRAIRRGFVVGEGYESLMTADYSQIELRVMAHLSEDAGLIEAFTSGEDLHTTVASQVFGVEKSAVDPEMRRKIKAMSYGLAYGLSAFGLSQQLNIEAGEARGLMDTFFERFGGVRDYLQRVVEEARATGYTQTMLGRRRYLPDLNSDNRQRREMAERMALNAPIQGTAADIVKVAMLKVDRALTGAGLASRMLLQVHDEIVLEIASGERKQVEEILRREMAAAAQLRAPLDVSVGVGADWESAAH, via the coding sequence GTGGCAAAGACAGCATCGAAGCAGACCGCAGACACCCGCCCCCGCCTGCTCCTCATGGACGGGCACTCTCTGGCGTACCGGGCGTTCTTCGCGCTGCCCGCGGAGAACTTCACGACCGCGAGCGGTCAGACGACGAATGCCGTCTACGGCTTCGCGTCGATGCTGGCGAACACGCTGCGTGATGAGGCGCCCACCCACTTCGCGGTGGCTTTCGACGTCTCCCGCAAGACCTGGCGCGCGGACGAGTTCCCCGAGTACAAGGCGAACCGCTCCAAGACCCCCGACGAGTTCAAGGGCCAGGTCGAGCTGATCGGCGAAGTGCTGGACACGATGCGGGTGGACCGCTTCGCGATCGAGGGCTTCGAGGCGGACGACGTCATCGCGACGCTCGCCACCCAGGCCGAGGCGGCCGGCTTCGAGGTACTGATCGTCACCGGTGACCGGGACTCCTTCCAGCTGATCAGCGACCACGTCACCGTGCTGTACCCGACCAAGGGCGTCTCCGAGCTCACCCGCTTCACACCGGAGAAGGTCGAGGAGAAGTACGGCCTGACCCCGCAGCAGTACCCGGACTTCGCGGCGCTGCGCGGCGACCCGTCGGACAACCTTCCGGGTATCCCCGGCGTCGGCGAGAAGACGGCCGCGAAGTGGATCAACCAGTTCGGTTCGTTCGCCGAGCTGGTGGAGCGTGCCGACGAGGTCAAGGGCAAGGCCGGGCAGAATTTCCGCGATCACCTGGATGCGGTGCGGCTCAACCGCCGGCTCACCGAGATGGTCCGCGATGTCGAGCTGCCGAAGGGCCCGGCGGACCTGGAGCGCGCCGCGTACGACCGGGAGGCGTTCGCGCACGTGCTGGATGTGCTGGAGATCCGGAACCCGAGCCTGCGCGAGCGGCTGCTGGCCGTCGACCCGGGTGCGGCGGACGAAGCGGACCAGGCTCCGGCCGCCGGAGTCGAGCTGGACGGCTCCGTGCTGGCCTCCGGGGAGCTGGCACCCTGGCTGGCCGAGCACGGCGGGCAGCCGCTCGGCATGGCCACCGTCGAGAGCTGGGCGCTGGGCACCGGCAGTGTCCGCGAGATCGCGCTCGCCGCGGCGGACGGGCCCGCCGCCTGGTTCGACACCACCCAGCTGGACGAGGCCGACGAGCAGGCCTTCGCCGCCTGGATCGCGGACCCGGAGAGCCCGAAGGTCATGCACAACGCGAAGAACGCGATGCGGGTCTTCCCCGAGCACGGCTGGAGCGTCGAGGGCGTCGCGATGGACACCGCGCTCGCCGCCTATCTGGTGAAGCCCGGCCGGCGCTCCTTCGCGTTGGAGCCACTGGCCGTGGAGTACCTGGGCCGGGAGCTCGCCCCGGCGGCCTCCGCCGACGGCCAGCTCGCCTTCGGTACGGATGAGCAGGCCGAGGCCGAGTCCCTGATGACCCAGGCCCGCGCGGTGCTCGACCTCGGCGACGCGTTCGGCGAGCGGCTCCAGGAGGTCGGCGCCACCGGACTGCTGCACGATGTGGAGCTGCCGACGTCGATCCTGCTGGCCCGGCTGGAACGGCACGGCATCGCCGCCGACCGCGCCCATCTGGAGGGAATGGAGCAGCAGTTCGCCGGTGCGGTGCAGCAGGCCGTGAAGGAGGCGCATGCGGCGGTCGGGCACGAGTTCAACCTCGGCTCGCCCAAGCAGCTGCAGGAGGTCTTCTTCACCGAGCTCGGTCTGCCCAAGACGAAGAAGACCAAGACCGGGTACACGACGGACGCGGACGCGCTGGCCTGGCTGGCCGCGCAGACCGAGCACGACCTGCCGGTGATCATGCTGCGCCACCGGGAGCAGGCCAAGCTGCGGGTGACCGTCGAGGGCCTGATCAAGATGGTGGCCGCGGACGGCCGGATCCACACCACTTTCAACCAGACGGTGGCGGCGACGGGCCGGCTGTCGTCCACCGACCCCAACCTGCAGAACATCCCGGTGCGTACGGACGAGGGCCGGGCCATCCGCCGCGGCTTCGTCGTCGGCGAGGGGTACGAATCGCTGATGACCGCCGACTACAGCCAGATCGAACTGCGGGTGATGGCGCATCTGTCGGAGGACGCCGGGCTGATCGAGGCGTTCACCTCGGGCGAGGACCTGCACACCACGGTCGCCTCACAGGTGTTCGGGGTGGAGAAGTCCGCCGTCGACCCGGAGATGCGGCGCAAGATCAAGGCGATGTCGTACGGACTCGCCTACGGGCTCTCGGCGTTCGGCCTCTCCCAGCAGCTGAACATCGAGGCCGGCGAGGCGCGCGGGCTGATGGACACCTTCTTCGAGCGGTTCGGCGGGGTGCGGGACTATCTGCAGCGCGTCGTCGAGGAGGCCCGCGCCACCGGGTACACCCAGACGATGCTGGGCCGCCGCCGCTATCTGCCCGATCTCAACAGCGACAACCGCCAGCGCCGTGAGATGGCCGAGCGGATGGCGCTCAACGCCCCCATCCAGGGCACCGCGGCGGACATCGTCAAGGTCGCGATGCTGAAGGTGGACCGGGCACTGACCGGGGCCGGGCTGGCCTCGCGGATGCTGCTCCAGGTGCACGACGAAATCGTGCTGGAGATCGCCTCCGGCGAGCGCAAGCAGGTGGAGGAGATCCTCCGCAGGGAGATGGCGGCCGCGGCACAACTGCGGGCCCCGCTCGATGTGTCGGTGGGTGTCGGCGCGGACTGGGAGTCGGCCGCACACTGA